The following proteins are encoded in a genomic region of Amphiura filiformis chromosome 11, Afil_fr2py, whole genome shotgun sequence:
- the LOC140163717 gene encoding histamine N-methyltransferase-like, whose amino-acid sequence MANADSLPIVGLLDDEDHYLKCTGVFEKRLHEKHVPNEDWLAHIVTDIRPKVVQSVDQATEGTLKALGIGSGNGRTEDYFLSQLQTHFAQIRQCLLEPCRSLAEQHQKNTQESNWKEVIYDWREETLENYMEGVKESGTDVKYHLISAIHSLYFMTNPEETLGFLYDRLEDDGILIIELASEKSIVSRIALAIPSQYSKVTICSRFVLDYFDTRCIPYDLHIRDFTLDMSGYDLNKGISEEASLLLDFITHVKDFCKAPLPSGIKDNVFSALREIAANPSKSELQEVIYPHDFIIVQRQHGQK is encoded by the exons ATGGCTAATGCTGATTCCTTACCAATAGTTGGTCTTCTGGACGATGAAGATCACTACTTAAAATGTACTGGTGTATTCGAGAAGAGACTTCATGAAAAACACGTGCCGAATGAAGATTGGCTAGCCCATATTGTTACAGATATCCGACCCAAGGTTGTTCAGAGCGTTGATCAAGCTACCGAAGGAACACTTAAAGCTTTGGGTATAGGAAGTGGTAATG GGCGAACAGAAGATTACTTCCTTTCTCAGTTGCaaactcattttgcccaaattcGCCAATGCTTACTTGAACCATGCAGAAGCTTAGCAGAACAGCATCAGAAGAATACACAAGAAAGTAATTGGAAGGAGGTAATATACGACTGGCGAGAGGAGACATTAGAAAATTATATGGAGGGTGTGAAAGAGTCTGGAACAGATGTGAAGTATCACCTTATTAGCGCTATTCACAGCCTGTATTTTATGACTAATCCAGAGGAAACGCTTGGATTTCTGTACGATCGACTCGAAGACGACGGGATCCTTATAATTGAGCTGGCATCAG AAAAGAGTATCGTTAGTCGCATTGCCCTTGCGATACCTTCTCAATACAGCAAAGTCACGATTTGTTCTCGCTTTGTTCTTGACTACTTCGATACCAGATGCATCCCGTATGACCTTCATATCCGTGACTTCACCTTAGACATGAGTGGATATGATCTTAACAAGGGCATCTCAGAGGAAGCATCTCTACTTCTTGATTTCATTACACACGTCAAAGATTTCTGTAAAGCACCCTTGCCATCAGGGATTAAGGACAACGTGTTTTCAGCTTTACGGGAGATTGCTGCAAACCCATCCAAATCAGAATTGCAAGAAGTGATATACCCACACGATTTTATCATAGTACAACGTCAGCATGGTCAGAAATAA